One genomic window of Sulfurovum lithotrophicum includes the following:
- a CDS encoding AMP-binding protein: MSVNSIRNLLEIAAQSEPEKIGLRHGHEQYSYAQLIKKVDQIAHYLATLGLKKGSRIGIYSNKRAEQVIAILAVLSTEYVFVPITRLLKPEQIQHIIDDCNISCIITDKVKIENIKAINFGGKIISYEASEQSDVSFEEIYKCYTAEVKCDVKGHDNAVITYSFGSSGNPRGIVIDHRALTDGARIVSKYLNIQKEDVISGILSFNLDYGLNQIFTTLYKKATLAIHKFVLPADFFSHLIDENITVLPLMPIHITQMFDEDPHRIPQPEHFRNLRAITSSGGNITPLMVKNITTHFPDTAFYSMHGLTEAFRSAYLDPSQIHIRPNSIGKAIPDVEIFIINEEGEACKPREVGELIHRGACIYKGYWNAPDETAKRFKSIHILDKVLHPEGQLTDEIVIASGDYVYADEEGYIYFVSRKDDMIKTQGFRVSPHEIESVVYANIEEITECAVFSIPNEQIEEEIVMVYGAKRELAKNEILFELKKHLPNYMLPAQIVYKKSMPLKSLHDKVIDKEVLRKEFLI; encoded by the coding sequence ATGTCAGTGAACAGTATTCGAAATCTATTGGAGATCGCAGCTCAGAGTGAGCCTGAAAAGATCGGGCTCAGACACGGCCATGAACAGTACAGCTATGCACAGCTCATCAAAAAGGTCGATCAGATCGCCCATTACCTTGCGACACTGGGCCTGAAAAAAGGCAGCCGGATAGGCATTTACTCGAACAAACGCGCCGAACAGGTCATCGCCATACTTGCGGTACTCTCCACTGAGTATGTCTTTGTGCCTATCACGAGGCTGCTCAAACCCGAGCAGATCCAGCACATCATCGATGACTGTAATATTTCCTGTATCATTACCGACAAGGTCAAAATAGAAAACATCAAAGCGATAAACTTTGGAGGAAAGATCATCTCCTATGAAGCCAGTGAGCAGAGTGATGTCTCTTTTGAAGAGATATACAAATGCTACACCGCTGAGGTAAAATGTGATGTTAAAGGGCATGACAACGCCGTCATTACCTACAGCTTCGGCTCTTCGGGAAACCCCAGGGGAATCGTCATAGACCACCGCGCCCTGACCGATGGAGCGAGGATCGTCTCAAAGTATTTGAACATTCAAAAAGAGGATGTCATTTCAGGTATCCTCTCGTTCAATCTCGACTACGGTTTGAACCAGATCTTCACGACACTCTATAAAAAAGCGACACTGGCGATCCATAAGTTTGTCCTTCCGGCAGACTTCTTCTCACACCTGATCGATGAGAACATCACGGTACTGCCGTTGATGCCTATACACATTACCCAAATGTTCGATGAAGACCCGCACCGCATCCCGCAGCCGGAACATTTCAGAAACCTTAGAGCGATCACCTCTTCAGGCGGTAACATCACCCCATTGATGGTCAAGAACATCACGACGCATTTCCCCGATACGGCATTCTACTCCATGCACGGTTTGACAGAAGCATTCCGTTCAGCATACCTGGACCCTTCCCAGATACATATACGCCCCAATTCCATAGGAAAGGCGATCCCCGATGTGGAGATCTTCATCATCAACGAGGAGGGGGAAGCGTGTAAGCCAAGAGAGGTAGGTGAGCTGATCCATCGCGGCGCCTGCATCTACAAAGGGTACTGGAATGCACCCGATGAGACGGCAAAACGTTTCAAGAGTATTCATATTCTGGACAAGGTACTGCACCCTGAGGGGCAGCTGACCGATGAGATCGTCATTGCCAGCGGCGATTATGTTTACGCCGATGAAGAGGGGTATATCTATTTCGTTTCACGCAAGGACGACATGATAAAAACCCAGGGCTTCCGTGTCAGTCCCCATGAGATAGAGAGTGTGGTCTATGCCAATATAGAAGAGATAACGGAGTGCGCGGTCTTTTCCATTCCCAACGAGCAGATCGAAGAGGAGATCGTAATGGTCTACGGCGCTAAGCGTGAACTGGCCAAGAACGAGATACTCTTCGAGCTCAAAAAGCACCTGCCGAACTATATGCTCCCCGCACAGATCGTTTACAAAAAGAGTATGCCGCTGAAGTCACTGCACGACAAGGTCATCGACAAAGAGGTACTCAGAAAAGAGTTCCTCATTTAA
- the glmS gene encoding methylaspartate mutase subunit S — MKVVTGVVGNDIHVVANRLIDISLEERGFEVFNLGVNTYLEEFMDAVIETDADVLLISSLNGEAEGWCRDLKILKSQYDFKDVVFMIGGNLGVGEMDPELIVPKFQNYGFDLVFHQVDLNEGLDQLEAALEARK, encoded by the coding sequence ATGAAAGTAGTAACCGGAGTAGTGGGGAACGATATCCATGTCGTTGCCAACAGGCTGATTGATATTTCGTTGGAAGAGCGCGGGTTTGAAGTCTTCAATTTAGGGGTGAATACCTACCTTGAAGAGTTTATGGATGCGGTGATAGAGACCGATGCAGATGTACTTCTGATCTCTTCTCTCAATGGGGAGGCGGAAGGGTGGTGCCGTGACCTGAAGATACTCAAAAGCCAGTACGATTTCAAGGATGTGGTTTTTATGATAGGCGGGAATCTCGGTGTGGGAGAAATGGATCCTGAACTGATCGTTCCGAAGTTTCAGAACTACGGCTTTGATCTGGTCTTTCACCAGGTCGATCTCAATGAGGGGCTCGATCAGCTCGAAGCCGCATTGGAGGCACGCAAATGA
- the rraA gene encoding ribonuclease E activity regulator RraA, with product MPFYTADISDEHHEKVQVLSPEYHSYGGMEKCKGPIATLKLKEENSDLIKMLKEPGEGRIAVVDVDRAHYAVVGENLMKFAHENGWAGILINGYVRDTHITKTIPVGLWALGTCPRKSHTKQPGERDVTFTFGGVFFKNGEILLADHDGIIVIDEESLEG from the coding sequence ATGCCCTTTTACACTGCCGACATTTCAGACGAACACCACGAAAAAGTACAGGTACTCTCCCCCGAATACCACTCTTACGGTGGTATGGAGAAATGCAAAGGCCCCATTGCCACGCTCAAACTCAAGGAAGAGAATTCCGACCTTATCAAAATGCTCAAAGAGCCCGGTGAGGGGCGTATTGCCGTAGTCGATGTCGACCGGGCACACTATGCGGTCGTGGGTGAGAACCTGATGAAATTTGCGCACGAGAACGGCTGGGCGGGCATTCTCATCAACGGCTATGTGCGGGACACGCACATTACCAAAACCATTCCCGTCGGGCTTTGGGCGCTGGGGACCTGCCCGCGAAAAAGCCATACCAAACAGCCGGGGGAACGTGATGTTACCTTCACTTTCGGTGGTGTATTTTTTAAAAACGGGGAAATTCTTCTTGCGGACCATGACGGTATCATTGTCATTGATGAAGAGAGTTTGGAGGGGTAA
- a CDS encoding glutamate mutase L, which produces MSSKLMIDIGSTYFKVAQEGEIEQYFRDFNKNIFDDLSSKCASLIEQYSEENIHICSSANGGLSTLIIGLTNSFSLKYAINIAFNSGINIIDTVLYPKIEQEPVPTEMIDVVIIVGGIDSVENVFDEKLLDYLDRVNYQNIVYVGTKKSTPFLQENIENIVVLENVISDKLKIQEEALKTYLTDLYQADIMGKEDIKQLYGITTNQIFSTPYIVNRSLSEISEHMDVADPFIVVDIGGATTDIHYSRDLVNDNILTDSGYDRLVFKKLGVFKSRESLVHTAKNNEFVFELLEHLNVTENILEEYSEKATRTLMQLAIFLVLYKVSKHHASYIELNLEILNSIVLTGGITKVLTQEEVDDIILFFYKKILHFHHAPKILLDQNYEIWTYGITGSSLKE; this is translated from the coding sequence ATGAGTAGTAAATTAATGATAGATATAGGCAGTACCTATTTCAAAGTGGCCCAGGAAGGAGAGATCGAGCAGTATTTCAGAGATTTCAACAAAAATATCTTTGATGATCTCAGCAGCAAGTGTGCCAGCCTTATAGAACAGTATAGTGAGGAAAATATTCATATCTGCTCTTCTGCCAACGGTGGCTTGAGTACGCTGATCATCGGGCTGACAAACTCTTTCAGTCTGAAGTATGCCATCAACATTGCATTCAATTCGGGGATCAACATCATCGATACGGTACTGTATCCAAAGATAGAGCAGGAACCCGTACCGACAGAGATGATCGACGTCGTTATCATAGTAGGGGGCATAGACAGCGTTGAAAACGTGTTTGATGAAAAGCTCCTGGACTATCTGGACAGAGTGAATTATCAGAATATCGTCTATGTGGGAACGAAAAAAAGTACCCCTTTCCTGCAGGAGAACATCGAAAACATAGTGGTACTTGAGAATGTCATCTCTGACAAGCTCAAGATCCAGGAAGAAGCGCTGAAAACCTATCTGACCGATCTCTATCAGGCAGATATCATGGGGAAAGAGGATATCAAGCAGCTCTATGGGATCACAACCAACCAGATCTTCTCTACACCCTACATCGTTAACCGTTCGCTTTCAGAGATCAGTGAACATATGGATGTAGCCGATCCGTTCATCGTTGTGGATATCGGCGGGGCGACCACGGACATCCACTACAGCCGTGACCTGGTCAACGACAATATTCTGACCGATAGCGGTTATGACAGACTGGTCTTCAAGAAACTGGGTGTCTTCAAATCTCGTGAAAGTCTGGTACATACAGCTAAGAACAATGAGTTCGTTTTCGAGCTTCTGGAGCATTTGAACGTCACGGAGAACATCCTGGAAGAGTACAGCGAAAAGGCCACACGCACTTTGATGCAGCTGGCGATCTTCCTCGTACTGTACAAAGTCTCCAAGCACCATGCTTCCTACATAGAACTGAATCTGGAGATCCTCAACAGTATCGTGCTTACCGGTGGTATCACCAAGGTACTGACGCAGGAAGAAGTGGATGACATCATTCTTTTCTTTTACAAGAAGATCCTTCATTTCCACCATGCCCCCAAAATTCTGCTTGATCAAAATTATGAGATCTGGACCTATGGTATTACAGGAAGTTCCCTAAAGGAGTAG
- a CDS encoding class I SAM-dependent methyltransferase: MEEYHYTARIYDRLLGPFIKPIRRSVLSLVKKYKYTYILDVCCGTGDQLKLLGKHGFYGEGIDLSAAMLEVAGTGEHKANCIQQDATQMHYEDAKFDLAMTAFALHEKDHTSARKIVEEMVRVTKEGGDILIVDYELSEKTSLFSKWMIYFIEWIAGGEHYRNFKSYIRKGGLPELLSGIELREIERYYFGRHGIVLVLYRKKVCCCTPYA; the protein is encoded by the coding sequence GTGGAAGAATATCACTATACAGCCAGGATATACGACCGGCTTCTCGGGCCTTTTATCAAGCCTATCAGAAGAAGTGTGTTGTCACTGGTCAAAAAATACAAGTATACTTATATCCTCGATGTCTGCTGCGGTACGGGTGACCAGCTGAAACTTCTTGGCAAGCATGGGTTTTACGGGGAGGGGATAGACCTTTCTGCTGCGATGCTGGAAGTTGCCGGAACCGGAGAACATAAAGCCAACTGTATACAGCAGGATGCCACACAGATGCATTATGAAGATGCCAAGTTCGACCTGGCGATGACCGCTTTTGCCCTGCATGAAAAAGACCATACCTCTGCCCGGAAGATTGTCGAGGAGATGGTACGCGTAACAAAAGAGGGCGGTGACATTCTCATTGTAGATTACGAACTGAGTGAAAAAACATCCCTATTCTCAAAATGGATGATCTACTTTATCGAGTGGATCGCGGGTGGGGAACACTACCGGAACTTCAAGTCCTACATCCGAAAAGGCGGACTACCCGAACTTCTGTCGGGTATTGAACTGAGAGAAATAGAACGGTATTATTTTGGCCGGCATGGTATTGTGCTGGTTCTTTATCGTAAGAAGGTGTGCTGTTGCACACCCTACGCGTAA
- a CDS encoding methylaspartate mutase produces the protein MSLLQREREIIVNNEYIDRFDFEEVEEFIRGASKNLFISHKFKTADHMLVQPRGGFPTYDKVFQLYKEFKEANVDVLPLTIDSNTRLNDYASAKKMLALSEENDVDMLNGYPLVNHGYRTTRKMITHYDTPVSLRHGTPDARLLVETALASGIFEIEGGPITYLLPYSKNFPMDKAFLYWKYVERVCAKYSELNEPINRESFGPLSATLQPPAIVIVIQLLEMLLSLEEGVKSFSVSFSQTGSMLQDIVSSNVIKKLARKYADRFGHEDATINLVYHQWMGAFPRNKEYSDSLINTSTVIAAMVGADKIITKTRNEAFGIPTKEANAMAVANVKYTLGMLKGLPTVGDEEEEENLTNEVDEILEAVFNDGADTLWRKVFNSIKKGYIDIPFSPHIINANEVITIRDPQSNIRILKKGKLPISEKSFAYERSKIKLAEGERVVDKIIQDIGIML, from the coding sequence ATGAGTCTGTTACAGCGTGAACGTGAGATCATCGTCAACAATGAGTATATAGACCGTTTCGATTTTGAAGAGGTGGAAGAGTTCATCAGGGGTGCGAGTAAGAACCTGTTCATCTCCCACAAGTTCAAGACAGCCGACCACATGCTGGTGCAGCCGCGCGGAGGGTTCCCGACCTACGACAAAGTCTTTCAGCTTTACAAAGAGTTTAAAGAGGCCAATGTCGATGTACTTCCCCTGACCATCGATTCCAATACCCGTCTGAATGACTATGCTTCGGCGAAGAAGATGCTGGCACTCTCTGAAGAGAACGATGTCGATATGCTCAACGGCTACCCTCTGGTGAACCACGGATATCGTACCACAAGGAAAATGATCACGCATTATGATACGCCTGTCAGTCTGCGTCATGGTACGCCGGATGCACGCCTGCTGGTCGAAACGGCCCTGGCATCGGGGATATTTGAGATCGAGGGCGGGCCTATTACCTACCTTCTTCCGTATTCCAAAAACTTCCCCATGGACAAAGCTTTTCTCTACTGGAAATACGTTGAGAGAGTCTGTGCAAAATACTCTGAACTCAATGAGCCGATCAACCGTGAATCTTTCGGTCCGCTCTCTGCTACGCTTCAACCGCCGGCCATCGTCATCGTCATCCAGCTCTTGGAGATGCTGCTCTCTCTTGAAGAAGGTGTAAAGTCCTTCTCTGTGAGTTTTTCCCAGACAGGTTCCATGCTGCAGGACATCGTCTCTTCGAATGTCATCAAGAAGCTTGCCCGCAAGTATGCTGACAGGTTCGGACATGAAGATGCGACGATCAATCTCGTCTATCACCAGTGGATGGGGGCTTTCCCGAGGAACAAAGAGTACTCCGATTCACTTATCAACACTTCGACCGTGATCGCTGCGATGGTCGGGGCTGACAAGATCATCACCAAGACACGGAACGAAGCTTTCGGTATCCCGACCAAAGAGGCCAATGCCATGGCGGTCGCCAATGTGAAATATACCCTGGGTATGCTCAAAGGCTTGCCGACGGTCGGCGATGAGGAAGAGGAAGAGAATCTGACTAACGAAGTCGACGAGATCCTTGAAGCGGTATTCAATGACGGGGCGGATACGCTTTGGAGAAAGGTCTTCAACTCCATTAAAAAAGGGTACATAGATATTCCTTTCTCACCGCATATCATCAATGCGAATGAAGTGATCACCATCCGTGACCCGCAGAGTAATATCCGTATTCTGAAAAAAGGAAAACTGCCTATTTCGGAAAAGAGTTTCGCCTATGAACGCTCGAAGATAAAACTGGCCGAGGGAGAACGCGTGGTGGACAAGATCATTCAGGATATAGGGATCATGCTATGA
- the mltG gene encoding endolytic transglycosylase MltG yields the protein MKELFAREYKRILRYIEVIIVIISIAAIYNFVSPSSEHKTFYLTGSSSKEIAKNLEKYGYTVTFIDQVLMHLGTLPKEGWYHVEDTEKSRYSFFSSLHKKKADTMKVVVYAGETAKELCRRLANDMKLDPKKLLEEYEARSRFKEGDIFAQSYTLARKADAFAVMQYLFDRSDKELLTFEKEYFKNKPERFTIQILLTIASIIQKESNSAKEMPLISSVIYNRLEKKMKLQMDSTLNYGKYSHIIVTPERIKTDNTYFNTYKYKGLPPLPLGTVTMEALRATMMPAESEYLFFMLTPSGVHSFAVTYEEHLKNIRAFREYQRKRKAQQEAESNATVKTDTNRTKV from the coding sequence ATGAAAGAATTGTTTGCCCGGGAATACAAGCGTATCCTTCGCTATATCGAAGTTATTATCGTTATTATCTCCATCGCAGCAATCTACAATTTCGTCTCTCCTTCTTCAGAGCATAAAACCTTCTACCTCACAGGCTCCAGCTCTAAAGAGATAGCCAAAAATCTTGAAAAATATGGCTATACAGTCACCTTCATCGATCAGGTATTGATGCATTTGGGTACACTTCCCAAAGAGGGATGGTATCATGTCGAAGATACGGAGAAAAGCAGGTATTCATTCTTCTCCTCCCTGCATAAAAAAAAGGCCGATACTATGAAAGTGGTAGTTTATGCGGGGGAAACTGCCAAAGAGCTCTGCCGCCGTTTGGCGAATGACATGAAGCTTGACCCAAAGAAACTGCTTGAAGAATATGAAGCACGTTCGCGTTTCAAAGAGGGGGATATCTTTGCGCAGAGTTATACCCTTGCCAGAAAGGCGGATGCATTTGCTGTCATGCAGTACCTCTTTGATCGATCCGACAAAGAACTATTGACATTTGAAAAAGAATATTTCAAAAACAAACCGGAACGCTTCACCATCCAGATACTCCTGACCATTGCTTCCATCATCCAGAAAGAGAGCAATTCGGCCAAAGAGATGCCGTTGATCTCCTCCGTGATCTACAACCGTCTGGAGAAGAAGATGAAACTGCAGATGGACAGTACACTAAATTACGGAAAATATTCCCATATCATTGTTACTCCTGAGCGCATAAAAACAGACAATACCTACTTCAACACCTACAAATACAAAGGATTGCCACCCCTGCCACTGGGTACGGTCACCATGGAAGCACTCAGAGCAACGATGATGCCCGCAGAGAGCGAATATCTCTTCTTTATGCTTACCCCAAGCGGCGTGCACAGTTTTGCAGTCACTTATGAAGAGCATTTGAAGAACATCAGGGCATTCAGGGAGTACCAGAGAAAGAGGAAAGCGCAACAGGAGGCAGAAAGCAATGCAACGGTCAAAACCGATACAAACCGTACAAAGGTTTAG